Proteins encoded in a region of the Acipenser ruthenus chromosome 11, fAciRut3.2 maternal haplotype, whole genome shotgun sequence genome:
- the LOC131739361 gene encoding cytochrome c oxidase subunit 6A, mitochondrial-like: protein MAAAGRLLQPLLRTFSAQTRQLSAAAHGEPHQAARTWKILSFVVALPAVGVCMLNTYLKMQHHSHDRPEFIAYPHLQIRSKPFPWGDGNHSLFHNSHVNALPTGYEGGEH from the exons ATGGCGGCAGCAGGGCGACTCTTACAACCTCTTCTGCGGACTTTCAGCGCCCAGACCCGGCAGCTCTCAGCCGCCGCGCACGGCGAGCCACACCAGGCTG CGCGCACATGGAAGATCCTGTCCTTCGTGGTGGCTCTGCCAGCGGTGGGGGTCTGCATGCTCAACACTTACCTGAAGATGCAGCATCACTCCCACGACCGGCCGGAGTTTATCGCCTACCCACACCTGCAGATTCGCAGCAAG CCCTTCCCCTGGGGCGACGGGAACCACAGCTTGTTCCATAACTCTCATGTGAACGCTCTCCCCACTGGCTACGAGGGTGGGGAGCACTAA